The genomic window GTCTGAGCAGTGCGAAGCATTTGTAGATTTATACCGTAAACTTTGTACAACCTTTGTTCGGGGCAGGGCTTAATTTTTGTTATCCCATGTATGTGTAGAAAATCCGATCGTATTTCCTGCCTCGCAAGGTCAATGGTATATTACCTCTGTCctaaaaagaatataattctagGTGCATTATTAGTTATAAAGCGTTTAAAGTTTTATTATcaaatatatagataaaaaatattaatatttttacacCATATAAGGCTACGTTTAggtcgcgaaatgaaaatttttgatgtcacatcggatgtttcgagAGATGTCGGAAGggattttcggatactaataaaaaaactaattatatagctcacctggaaactgcgagacgaatttattaagcctaattaatccatcattagcgcatgttagttactgtaacacttatggctaatcatggactaattagtcttaaaacattcgtctcgcgatttttcaactaaactgtgcaattagttttttttcgtctatatttaatactccatacatgtgccgcaagattcgatgggaTCGTTTGGGGTGGaaatttttgaaaactaaacCAGACCTAAGTATATTATGTCtcatgaaaaatataataatacttATTTAATGTCATGACTATTTAGTCAACCTCGAGATACTTTAACTTGGTACTTGTATTAGAATTGTACTATTCTCTGATCGGAGGAAGTACTATATAGGCAGTTCACCTAAAATCCAAAATTTGGtattatacaaaaagaagatcatatcaaacttatggtacatgcatggagtattaaatgttgacgaaatcaaaaactaattgcacagtttggttgtactttgcgagacgaacgttttgagcctaattagtcaacgattgaacaattattaccaaatacaaacgaaatgctacagctGCATGCTACAGGAAATTCAGCGGCGCCAACTTCGGCCGAACTTCGGCCGAACTAAACACGACCATAGTTTGGTAACGAGCCATGAATTCTGAGTGTACCCACAGAACCTAAATCAAGTATAGGAAAAGAAAAATTacgtaaaaaaaaggaaaaggaaaaaaacgGGAGTCTTGGATGACTTCTTCCCCGGTCAACAAGATAAGCACCGGTGCTGTCCCCTGCTCTGATGCTCTCCGTCACCGCGCGCGCCCCTCTCCTTTGCCCTTCTTCCCCGTTTTCTCCCGCGGGCCGCGGCCGGCGCCTCCGTGCCCGTGCGTGCCTTTCCCGGTCTCCTCCACCGGCCACCGCGGCCTCGCAATCCGGCAAGGCAATCAGCGCCTCCCCCACCCTCCCTCCACCGCCCTGACCGCACGAGGGAGATCAAACGCGGAGCCcgcccgtctctctctctctccagcgcCCTCGCAATGCCGGGCCTCGCTGCCACCGAGCAGGAAAAGGTCTGGCTGGTGCGGCGCGTCGCCCGCGCCCTCAATCGCCGCGTCACCGACATCGTCGCGCTGCTCTTCAGCTACAAGGTAAAAGCAAAGTTGGTCCCCGTGGCTCGCCCCTTCGCGCGGCCCCTAACCCTAGCTACTGACCCTGTCGGGGGTGCGTCCGTGTGGCTCCGCTTTGTTTCCCAGGGAGCTGGATCGCTCGGCGCTGTCGCGGGGTTCGCCATCGCCGTCGTGTTCGCGTGGAAGTTCCTGCGACCCCGCAGGCCTGCTCCCAAGCGGCCCCCACCTACCCCTGCAGCGGCTCCTGCTGCGACTGTGCCTGCTGCGGCCGAGCCTATCGGTGACTCAGGCAAGGTAGGCTATGGAATGGAATGATGATTcctggtattgttgattgctgcGGCCGGTTAAATTTGTAACGACAAGTTTGTGCTTGACAGGTAGTAACACGGGAAATTGTGGTGAAGCGACTGAGAGGGTGCAGAAAGGTGTGGCTTCTTCCATCGCACCTAAGTTTGTCTTTCAGAAGAGCGAATGTGCGTGCAACTTGGTGTTCTTCAGGGCTATTCCTAGTTTAAAAAGGAAGACAATGCACCTTTGGAATAAATTTTCCATTCAATAATGCTGATAGGTTTGTTTTCAGATAACCGTGTTAGTAATGAAACATTTTAAGGGATTTGTCTTAAGAGGCTGAAGAAATTAGCAGTTGAACACTGCAGTGATCTAATTTGACACGACCTTCCTAAATCATGGCACTGCTTTGGATTAATAAACTCTGTTTGTCGTATCACAGAATTCACCGAATCTCATAAAAATTGCTTGTGCAGGTTACGTGCCAACTTCTCGGTGTTGTTTTTGAGGAGAAAACTCCTGAGGAGCTTCAGGTGTGACTAGCAATGCTCTTCAAGTTTGTATCTCTTGCATAGTCGCCTATCACCAAAGCTAAACCTTCTGCTATCCATCTTTGATGCAGGAACACGCTACAGTTAGACCCTCCGTGGTAGAGTTACTACTGGAAATATCCAGATATTGTGATCTCTACCTGATGGAGACTGTACTTGATGACAAGAGCGAGGTATTAATTTCTTAGTTCACCCTTACATTTATTTGCAGTTTTATATGTTATATGAATGGTTCTGTAATTCGAAGTGACTAATGGAAACTGTAGGAGAACGCTCTCATGGCCCTGGAGGCCTCTGGACTTTTCAGAACTGGTGGCCTGATGAAAGAGAAGGTGACAAGTTCAAACTAAAGAGTGTTGATTCATCATAGTTCATTTACCTTATTGCTCATCATAAAACTTGAACGATACTTCCCCCTGGAGTCCTGATTATTATGTCTATTGCACATAGGATATATAGCATATAAAtatcatatatataataaaacggCTGATAGTTGGTACTTgcaccttttttttaaaaaaaatgtacaTGGACATTGAAAGTTCTAGTGGCACTCAGCATATCAGTTCTACTCATCGTACAGAATATTCAATTATGTTTGACGGATGAAAGAATAGTTCCCCTTGCCCATAGTTAGGCCATATGTGTTTCTCCTTATCGACTGGTATCTGGTAATGCTTAGATTGTTTGGTAGTGTTTTACTCTATCTGTTTCTGTCaccttcatttgacttctagtgAAAACAATGTATATGCTTTTCAGGTGCTCTTTTGCGGCACTGAAGTTGGTCGAACTTCATTTGTTCGACAGTTGGAGTCAGATTTTCACATAGACACGAACCTTGACATAGTTTCTCAACTATCTGTATGTTATCTTGTATCTTATTTATTTCTGGAGCAGGGGTTTCTTTTGATATACATATGTTAACATTTCCCCCCGTCTATTATCAGCGGTTCATTCGATGCCAACTATTTATTTCCACGGTGGAAGGAGAACAGCTTGCAGGCAACATATTCAATTCTCCAAGTCTTGAGCAGTTCTTCTCTTGAAGGCGGGGCGCAAAGAAAGGGCTTCTGTACTCCAAACAGATGTGCTGATTTAGCAGCACAGTTGTGAGTTGCCACGCCCCCAGCCAAGGCATGGACGAAACAGCCACAGTACTCTTATAGGAGTTAACTTGTGATCATGCAAGATTGTATATTAAGCATAGACAATAAGTTGATAAAAAACattcttatttatttatttattatttctaGTAAAATTACATGGAAAaatataagggggtgtttggcacAGCTCCTCCTGAGGGGCTCCTTTGAAGGAGCTAGAGCCGTTTCGGAGAAGCCACAATTTGTTGCTCCTCCAAAACTCCAAAACGGATTTGGCCCTTCTCCAGAAAaatgtttggcagggcttctccggGGAGCCAGAGCCGGGGAAGAGCCCTGCCAAACCGGCTCTAAATACCTAAATATCGAAGCTACTCCTATAGGTATGTCTAGCCGTCTTGCTTTCCACGTAGCTTATAAGTTGAAAAAAGATGTCTAGTCCTCTTCCTTTCCACCTAACTTAAGCTGAAAAAAGATAGTTAAAACATGACTTAAGCTGAAAAAGATAGTTAAAACAGGGGATGAGTATGGTACTCGGCAAACAGGTGCTACACATGACCATAAGATTTCCCAATCCGGAAATCACTGGTAAAATTTCACGCTTTCACTATACAGGATGTCACGGTATTGGAGCTTGTAGGAACTTGTAGGAACGAGGTGAGTACTACAGTATTaaactagatttttttttttttttgcaaacatcTTTTTATTGACTAAATAATTTTTAAAAACGTTGAATGTATACAACAAAATTGTTGAGTTAGATAATGAAAAGAAAGATGCCGTTGTTACACAAAATTGATGAAAGAATTAAACATAATAAAGTAACCACAAAGATTACAAGGGAAATATAAAGAAAGATTGGAAAATAAAGAAAAATGGCTGATTATTTCCCACGAGCTAGGCTGCTCATATATCCATATCCGTAGGCCTGATGCTCCCCGTTGGCATACATGGCTGGTCCATTACTTTCTCTTCCGTTTTGTATCATACCCGCTAAGGCCTCGTTTAGGTGCAAAGTGTTTTATTATTATTGGATAAACAGTTAAACACTGTGGTCTGTAAAATACTTTGGTTTTTAGAAGCTATTTGGTGTTTGGATACAACAAACTCTGTAGTCTCTCAAGCACAATTTTGCATGTTGTAGGTCTATAAAACGAATAGTTTATTGATACCACAGTTTTCTAAAGTTAAATCATCCAAACATGTCCTAACTTTTATTTTTCGCACTGACCCATTAGGTGTACACATGTAGAGCTACTatgctggatccgcccctgccgtATTTATAGATTTCCAGATAATTGGAATGGATCGGATCTGGTGAGGAAGCACTTCACCTTCATTGAGTCCCAAGAGAACACAGCCTTGCATGAGGCATCTGCACTGCAACTGCATTGGACGCCAAGACACCAACAGGAACAGGATCACCTTGTGTCAGTGTCACAGAACTTGTTACATTTCTTGAGTCAAACAGTACAACTGAACTGAGTTGCTCCATGAACATCTTATGGTTCCATCATAGCATGTACAGTAATTATAATAATAGATAGAGCAGAGAACCATCTTGGCAATGATTTGGCGACCTGGGTTAGGTGTCCTTTTTTGCCGCCACGCACACTCAAGTTCACCGCCTCCTTGTAGCTGCCACAGCTAATCCctcggcggcgctgctgctgctacaatgATCTGCGGAGAGAGGATGCAGCTGCAGCAGCTTTAGCTGAAGCGAACACTTCCAAACAGGGTATGGAGTTGTACAAAGTCAAATTGTTCCATGTCTGCACACACAGAAGCACAACAGAGACAAGGTCACGAGTAAAAATATGTACGGCAAAAAACAGAGTAAGAGAACATGGAAATAACAGTGGGTTGAAAATAAACTTAGATCCAGAGTTTGGAAGACCCGTATGGCAGACAGCATAAAACTCAGAAAGCACAAAATCCCTTAAGGACAAGCAAGCTAGCCTTCAATCAATGCATTGCTCTCTAAGTAGATTCCAAATGCTTTGAAAGAACAAAATCTTTTTATATAGCTTAAGTTCTAGGTATAACCACTGAAGGTTACATTTATTTTCTTTCAATTCAACTTATTCTCCAAGTGCTCAGCAAGAATCAAActttgccctgttcgcttcgctgaaaagccaggctgaaaagtactgtttgctgatttgttgtgagaaaaaaacaatgtaccatggctgataagccgggctgataagttcaagctaaAGGTGGCAGGTGTAAACCTTCAACTTTCCAGGTGATCGGTACGTTGTTCATCATGTACACAAAACCAAATGGAACATTTAATACAAAATTGTTTTCTCAAATGAGTGACCCCACTAAAAAACCTCTCAAGACTGTTCCTGTCTAGCACAATGACCATCCATATCCTGGAAGTCTTACCTTTGGCTAAACACCAATTGATATTCTGGCTTTGGGAAATCAAATATACCAAATGACTTACAGTGGCTGTGAGGGAAAAAAGTTCTGGACAGAGGTACATAGCTCATCTAATGATATTTGGATCCTTCAAAGAAATGAGGCACAGCTGAAAATTTGGGTAGGTTGTTATGAAGGAAATTGAATTGTGTCAATATGGATTTATTGAGCACAGAACTCTTGAGTGTATATAAAAAAGATTACTTCATGGAATATATGTGGTATCTGTGTTAATGATGTGTAGTGGGCATGACATGATGCGACATTTTAAACAAAATCCCATAAAAAGGAATAGACTTGCACTGATCAACTTGAAAATAATCTTTGGATCCGAATAGATGGAAAAGGTCGCAACACAAAAGCCAGTTGTATACTCCACAGCCCCAGTGAGCTaactaacaacaacaacaaaggctTCCATGAAGATTGCTGACAAGAAAATGTTCCAAGTTTGAAGTCAAAAGATCTCACCAGTCCTTAAGAGCATGTTAAATTCCAATCCATTTCCTCTGCCAGTTCTCCAGGCAACACTGACCAGGGACAAATGGAATTACAAGAGCAGAAGAGCCATTAACAACACTGCCTTCCATTGCCTCCTACTGCACATAAGCATCATCTGTGTCATCATCTCCTTCTGAATCCTCACTGTGCCATTCCTCCTCAAGCTGATCCTCAATCTCTGCTTTTGCATCCTTGCAACCTGCATCCTCCCTGTATTTCTGCAGTGCCTCTCTCTTCCTATTCAAGTCCTCTAAATACTGCTTATGCCCCTCTTCCATGATTGCCACAAATCTCTCCTTCAGCTCAAGCATTGGGTCTCTATCCACAAGCACCCCGTTCTGATCATAGCTTCCCTCAATACTGCTGTCTTGATGCCACCCTTAAGTGATACATAGAAGATGCCTGGGTGCCTTGTGAATGCATTAGCAAATTCATTGGGCAGCCTATACTCAGCACAGAATTTCCCAATAATTGGCACCGCCATCCTTCCCTGTACTGTCAGGGACAACACCTCATGTAAAACGCCAATGGTTCGCTTCTCAGCCTCCGGAGATGCCGGATGCAGCCCGGATGCATCTACATAAGATGAGATATATGGCAACTCAAGCCAATCCCTCGCCCACTCCCTCATTTTCTCCTTGAGGTAGAACCCCTTCGGCAATTTAACAGTGAAGTTTGGCCTCGGCCTAATTCCGACGACATCGGCCTCCTTGTCAGCCTGAACTTCGATCACCGACTTGGCCAGTCTATCGTCCCAAGCAACCAACTCGAGGAACGCGTTCCCGGACGCGTCAGGCCCGGGGTCACCGACGAGGCGGAAGAGGCCGGGGTACCTCGGGACCAGCGAGACGAGGAAGTCGTCGGGGATGCCGAAGTCGCGCTTGGCGGCGGCTATCTTGGTGACGGGCAGAGCACGCGTGGAGGAGATCATGATGAGCTTGGCAAGCCTGGAGGCGAGGAGCGGGGCGTGCAGCTCGTAGAGGCGGGAGGCGAAGTCGAGGAAAGCGAGGAGGTGCGGGGAGGGCGAGGCGACGGGCTCCGGGGGAGCGGAGACGGCGAGGAGGGTGGGGTAGCGCCTGAGGAACGTGGGGACGCGGACGGGGAGCTTGAGGCGCTCGCGGCGCTTGGTGAGATAGCGGaagaggaggcggcggcccgGGGAGAGGAGCACCTCGCGGACGAGGAGGGACGCTTGGCGGAAGCGGCGGTCCCGGGCGATGGCGGCGTCGAGGGCGGGGTCGCGCTTCCACGGGACCTTTAGCGAGGATATACACCGGGCGGCGGAGAGCCAGACCGGGACCAGGACCAAGCGGCTGGCGGCGCGCGCCGCCGCGGCGACTGCCGGGAGAAGCATTCGGCGAGGCAGCCGAAGGTGGAGGAATCTGGAGAGGGAGATGACAGCAAAGCCCGACAGCGAGTGGGAGCGGCACAGGCGTATAGGCCGCAGGCAAGCGGCAACGCCGCGCCGCCTCCACGCCGTCCGCGTGCGGCGGCCGCTCCACTCCCCAGTCCCTAGCCGCCTTGCTCGTCGGCTCCTCCCGTGTGAGGTGTGAGCTGTGACCGAAGAGTGAGGACCATAGAGCAGAGAGAGCCCAGAAACAAGACGATGGGCTTTaccgcttgactccttcatgcCGTGCCCAAGTTGCAGCCCAAGTACACACGTAACACCGGGCCGGGCCAAATTCACTCGTGCCGACCTAGTCGGACATCTATGATATATGTGTATTGGACTACTCTGCTCCACCTTTTTCAGCTCTGCTCCACCAACTCCACCACAGAGCAGCTCCACTGTGGAGTTTTTGGAGCAAGTGAACCTGTTTGGCACGCAGTTTAGCTCCAGCTCTGGAAACATGAGGTTTCTATATGAAAGGTCTACTATGCCTCTGATCGATGTTTGGTGTATGTTCTGTTGTATTCAGAGCATGTGTaattaaatattttttttaccaattcaaaTATGGTGTAAATATTATAATCTCATTTAATTTATTGGAGAAAAGTAAAAAACAAATATTTCGGCCAAATAATTCCATACTTTTGTCATGTAAATTTCAAAGCACTTGATGGATAATTGACAAAGTTCATATTTCGGATACAAATAATTGTCCATACATAAATAGTAACTGTAATTAAAAACTGAATACTAATTCAGATTAAAAAATGAAATTAAAACTGAAAATGCTAACTGAAATTTAAAACTAAAATTACATACTGAAATTTGCTACCGAAATTAAAAACTGAAATCATGCAGAAACTGATTGAGCACTAATGAAATGCAAATTATGAGACTCTGTGTAGCCACTATCATTTTTCTGAAGTACACTTCTACCATGTGAAGTCCACTGTGTAATTATTTTTGCCAGCAATTTCTAAAACTTGGATTCGGTACTCTTATCGGCACCTTCTTCAGTACAAATCATGTGATCCAGCAATACAGCTACAAGACTAGTGGGTGAGCCCGTTCAATCAGCGTTGCCACATCAGGCTAGCCGAGAAAGGCCTGCTGTGCGAGTCAGTAGAGCTAGACCTCTGCAAATCTCCTCCCCTGCTCAAACCCCATCCACAAGAAGATCCAGGTCCTTCACGGCGGATGCCCCGTCTGAGATGCCGGATGCAGTTGGGCTAGCGCCGTCGGGGGTGCGGCCATGCGGGGTAGCGCCTGGGTGGGTGGCAGTCGAGCGAGGTGGGGGTGGCGCTGACGAGTTCCAGGGTGGTTGCGCCTCCGGGTGGccgtccgcctccgcctccggggGGCCGTCCGTATCCACCCGCGACACCGCCACCACCCAGGCCACCATGGCGATGTGGAGGCCGCCGCAGCTGGGGGCCGCCATGCGCGCAGGTCAGGCCGAGCGCCGGGCCAGCATCCAGCCGCCACCGCGGGGCCGCAGGGGCGGGGAACGGGGGTCACGCGGTGGGCGGCACAGCCACGGAGGCGGGAGGAGCTCGGACCAGAGCGgacgtgatgaggacatcgccacgctggacacatcgacgccatggtcttccccaagttgcaattcgtttccaactcagctgccacgtcgtcctcggattcagcagacacgtcgtcactgtttcggtcataacttcctcatacgacatcgaaacgggccgttcttggatgcgttggaaaggggacgacgacgccgtcgttttggatctggtcccagctccagaaggtccgtggatcattctgtgtgaccacggcaaggtgctgcgtcacctatttgggccaacttggccatgtatcgtgtcgggccttaagcccaagttgtgggcgcccaacccctggccgtccccaaccctaggtcgagtcttagactataaacacagccgccgccgctgctacacaatgggggttttgtttagagtttagttttccatcgagaaactgaatcgttcattgtaactgtggtgacaaatccttttgcagtgatccagggcccccgttcttgatctcctccactgtgtcgattagtcctttggaaccgagttcttgaaccctctattgatattcgtgtcattcatatttgcaatttcagattgcgtgttttaccttcttgcttgtgctcttcgattcgcttgcaggaaaagccttcttggcgaggtcaatcaagttgtgcttggttgataaccaacggagcagtggtgtaacggttgcagggttcgaatcgtgtctgatttgaagccggatcgccaacgtcgagatctccacaaatcgaacttaccgactacctctcggaagatcgggcctgtacacatcaattggtatcagatatttcaggtttaccgcgaggtataatctcgtttgccttagattcatatttgttcattacctagagtccacaaaaagcccaaaaatatttcaatttccgctgtcctatcgccctttgtgcctttgcaatttcgtttcagattcgtgttgttgagtttgtgtccgtggtcgagtcttgttgctggtttaggattgtgttcgtggtcgtagttcaatcgcccgttgctgtgattttgttttccgccgctatcccatccaccgttcccaaacaacaagtcgaagccaccacattactcgacttgccccgctagccgccttgtgtaacttctcgccgccgcgcaaaccctagataggttgctgtgcctcaaacttggaatgttttaaagcaacgtatgaaatctcgttttgttcctccttattaccaacgtgatttacgtttgaaactacaaactttaaaacaaggtgataaaggagtagaagcatactatcaagaattgattattggtttagcacgttgtggtataaatgaagatgatgatgatgctagtgctagattttttggtggtttaaaccatgatatacagaacatacttgattacaaagaatggcgcaatttttcccaattgtatcatcttgctattaaggccgaacgagaagtacagggacgcaaacaacaccagcctttcaggactaacaatgggaggaattttcagcagcgttccgagccggagacgcccaagcttcctgttgcaccacagccatctacacctccattttcttccggggtaagtaaattgtctaatgtgcagtttccacagctgaagaaaggtggcactccgggtgcttctactagctcctcctcgtccagctctaaaatcatttgccaccgatgcaaaggcatgggacatgtcatgaaggaatgccccagtcgtcgcgctttcattgctaccgaggatggatatgtaagtgctagtgatgttgaagatgatttagcccttgctgctaacattgatgcagatcccatcgagggcgatcatgacaaggaggccatcatcattgactctgtggctgctgccgcggactaccctagccttcttgtgcagcgtgtgttgagtacacgtgtgggtcatgaagacgagatgaagatccaacgccacaatttgttccacatgtatctcattgtgcagggttgtcgtgttctcactatcattgatagcgggagttgcaacaacttggtgagttcagatttggttgacaagcttggcttgaccacacgacaacattcgtatccatataaacttcaatggttcaataatagtggtaagactaaggtaactaaatcagcacgcattagctttttcacaggctcttatcatgatactgctgattttgatgttgttcctatgcaagcttgttccattttgttaggtcgcccatgggaatttgataatgatgccttacaccatggtagaactaatacatacactatcatacataaggacaagaaaattac from Miscanthus floridulus cultivar M001 chromosome 11, ASM1932011v1, whole genome shotgun sequence includes these protein-coding regions:
- the LOC136494083 gene encoding peroxisome biogenesis protein 22-like — encoded protein: MPGLAATEQEKVWLVRRVARALNRRVTDIVALLFSYKGAGSLGAVAGFAIAVVFAWKFLRPRRPAPKRPPPTPAAAPAATVPAAAEPIGDSGKVVTREIVVKRLRGCRKVTCQLLGVVFEEKTPEELQEHATVRPSVVELLLEISRYCDLYLMETVLDDKSEENALMALEASGLFRTGGLMKEKVLFCGTEVGRTSFVRQLESDFHIDTNLDIVSQLSRFIRCQLFISTVEGEQLAGNIFNSPSLEQFFS